One Coriobacteriia bacterium genomic window, CGAGCGCGGAGAGGTGCCCTTCCGCTCGGACGTCCTCGATCCCGCCTGGCCGGTCTCTCGCGCCATCGAGGCGCATCGGGCGCTGATCGAGTCCTCCGGCCTCGAGCTGGTGGAGGACGTACGCGAAGGTCTCGGCGTGCGCGGTGACGCCGACCGGCTGACCCAGGCGGTCGGGAACCTGCTCTCGAACGCGGCCCGGTACACGGAGCCGGGCGGCACCGTCGTCGTGCGCCTCTCTGCCGACGAAGGTGAGGCTCTCATCGAGGTCTCCGACACCGGCATCGGGGTCGCGGAAGAGGACTCCGGCCGCGTCTTCACCCGCTTCTGGCGCTCGGCGGGAGCGCGCGAGCTCTCGAAGGGCGGTCTAGGCATCGGGCTCGCGGTCGTGAAGGAGATCGTCGATCGCCACGGCGGCGGCGTCACCGTGGCCGCGCGCGAGGGCGGAGGGACGACGTTCTCGCTGCGGTTACCGCTCGCGGGCTAGGGTCGGTCCTCGAGTCGCAGCGCGATCCGGGCGAGCACGACCCGCGAGCCGTCCTTGGGCGACGTCACCCAACCCACCAGTTCGCCCGTGTCCCCGGTGCCCGACGGCAGGGCGAGAGTTGCAGAAAAGCGGCCGCGCGTCCCGGTGCCTGCGGAGGCCAGCACGCGGCGCCGCACCAGGAGGCGTCCGGCTCCGTCGCGGATCTCTAGGAAGAAGACCGCCTCGAACACATCGGCGGTACCGCGCACCGAGAGAGTCGCTCCGGCGGCGTCGCCCGGTTGCGGTGTCTCGATGACGATCGGCGGGATCAGGTCCTCGAATGCCGCTGCGGTCTGCGGCGTGTCGAGGATGAGACCCTCTCCGCCGAGAGCGGTCAGGGGACTACCGTCGAGCCGGAACCTGACCGAGCGCACGGTCCGGAAGCCGGTGAGGGTGCACACGACCTGCGCTGCGCGCATCCGCATGGAGAGGCTTCCGCCGCCGGACGCGAAGGCGCCGGAGAGATCGATGGTCGCGACTCCGGCGGTGATGGACAGAGAGCGCAGGGCCGTCCCGGTCGGCACGGCCGAGCCGAGACCGCGCGAACGCTCCGCCGCCGTCGGCCCGGCTAGCAGGGCGCGAACCGCTTGTGCCGCGACGCTGGGGAGTCGGGCCTCGCGACGCACGGC contains:
- a CDS encoding GerMN domain-containing protein, with product MNGRAAITLALTLALLAASGCSRSSEPAAPPPAPSEAPSTPVPPPSPTAVEATTAVIVYLVEGERVAAVRREARLPSVAAQAVRALLAGPTAAERSRGLGSAVPTGTALRSLSITAGVATIDLSGAFASGGGSLSMRMRAAQVVCTLTGFRTVRSVRFRLDGSPLTALGGEGLILDTPQTAAAFEDLIPPIVIETPQPGDAAGATLSVRGTADVFEAVFFLEIRDGAGRLLVRRRVLASAGTGTRGRFSATLALPSGTGDTGELVGWVTSPKDGSRVVLARIALRLEDRP